In the genome of Clostridium swellfunianum, the window CTTATCATTTCAGTTAGGGTTTGTCAATAGCTTTTTTGCATTTTTTTAATCTTTTAAAGTTATTATCAAAACCTACAATTAATTTGTCACTTGATTTAGCGACGTGTTTTATAATAACACATATTGCTATTTTACTTAAATTAAAATTACTAAATTTCTTAACTTATTCTTATTATTCTTTACTTTTCTCTTAATTACTCATCAATTCCCATATTGATACACTAGGCAAAGTATTCATGTTTACTTAGCAATAGTATGTGTAAACATACAGGTATATAAAATAATTTTATTTTATATACCTTAGTAATTTTACCTTACATTCTATCAATAACTTTATGTAAATGTTAGTAAATATGATAAATAGTTATTCAAGAAATAACTATAAGGAGGATTAAAATGATTATTGGTGGAGTAAGCATTTTTGGTCTTGCTAGAAATTCTATGGTAAGTAATTCATATCAGCTGTTTAGTATATACTAGCATCCCCCACTGGAATTATACCTATTTCTATCTTTGCTGCTAAATTAGGAAGAGTGAGGGGCAGAAAATTTTGTTCTGTCAACTATATTATAACATCCGTATTAAATATACTATCTCTATTTTGTTTAACAATTTCTCAGACTCTAGCTTCTGGTACTATTATTTCAATATTTATTGAATTAATATAATATAGGCTAGGCCTACTTACTGTTGTATATACTGTTATGGTAAGTCAATAGGCTGATGCTTTCACTGACTTATTTTAAAGGTCAGTTATTTTTTTGCTTACTAATCTCTTTGAATTTTGCTGTTATGTAAGCTGGGTTTGCTACTTTTGTTAATAAAATTCCATCAGCAAAAATGGGCTTTTTAACTATTCTCAGTCTAATACTGCAATATATTATAAATTTTATCTGTGATATATTCTTGTCGTTATTTTCCCTTATACCTGCTATTATCTGTATTGTAGCTTTTGTTTCATTCCCAAAAATTCAGCCTGAAATTTTACTTTCTACAGTGATTTTTAACTATTCACCTTCTATTATTGCCATTATATTGTTCGCAGCTATAGTACCTTCCACTATATGTAACTCTTCCTCCGATATGCTCTATGTTTTGACTATATTTACTAAAGCTATAGTACAAAGATATTTAAATTAAGATATATAAAATAAAGCTATAATAAATATTACGAGCACAATGAATATAATTACAGGATTATCATCTAGGATAATTATTTTATTTCAAATAAACATAATTACATTAAGTCTATTTTTATTTATGTTTAGTGAAACCGACTCTCTTTGGCCATTTTATTCGGACATTCCTGAAAAAAAGCATCAAAACATCTGGGGATTGCTTCATTAATCGTTGGATGTACTGCAGGTATCTATAGACAAATACTTAAAGAACCCTATAAAATATTAGAAATTCTAGAATCATTAATTTTAAGTTTAGCAGCCTCTTTAAACTACACTTACAGAAAATAATATCTCAAATAATCAAATTCCACATTTTCATTATAAGTTTCATCAAAAATAATAAAAAAGGAAGGGCGTCCCCTTCCTTTTCAATGTAAGTATACTTACTTTATTAATGTACACTAATTTTTTATACTATCGCAGATAACAATCATCTGCATAATTGTTAAAACTATTTAACTATTGTAGTAACAACGCCTGAACCTACTGTTCTTCCGCCTTCTCTGATAGCGAATCTTAGTCCTTCATCCATTGCTACTGGGTTGATTAACTCAACATTCATATCTATGTGGTCTCCAGGCATAACCATTTCCATTCCATCTGGAAGTTTGATTGATCCTGTAACGTCTGTTGTTCTGAAATAGAATTGTGGTCTGTATCCATCAAAGAATGGTGTATGTCTTCCGCCTTCTTCTTTTTTAAGTACGTATACTTGACCTACAAATTTTGCGTGTGGGTTAACGCTTCCTGGCTTTGCTAGAACTTGACCTCTTTCGATTTCTGTTCTTTGGATACCTCTTAATAGTGCTCCTATGTTATCCCCTGCCATTGCTTGATCAAGAAGCTTTCTGAACATTTCTACTCCTGTACATACTGTCTTCTTTCTCTCTTCGGTTAATCCTACTACTTCGATTTCGTCTCCAACCTTTAGTATTCCTCTTTCAACTCTTCCAGTTGCAACTGTTCCTCTACCAGTGATTGTAAATACATCTTCTACTGGCATTAAGAATGGCTTATCTGTTGCTCTTTCTGGTGTTGGGATATAGCTATCTACTGCATCCATTAGGTCCATTATACATTTTGTTGCTTCTGGATCTGTTGGGTTCTCTAATGCCTTTAATGCTGATCCTGTTATTACTGGTATATCGTCTCCTGGGAATTTATACTCGCTTAATAGCT includes:
- the tuf gene encoding elongation factor Tu; this encodes MSKAKFERNKPHVNIGTIGHVDHGKTTLTAAITTVLANKGYAEAFKYDEIDKAPEEKERGITINTAHVEYQTDNRHYAHVDCPGHADYVKNMITGAAQMDGAILVCSAADGPMPQTREHILLASRVGVDYIVVFLNKADMVDDPELLELVEMEVRELLSEYKFPGDDIPVITGSALKALENPTDPEATKCIMDLMDAVDSYIPTPERATDKPFLMPVEDVFTITGRGTVATGRVERGILKVGDEIEVVGLTEERKKTVCTGVEMFRKLLDQAMAGDNIGALLRGIQRTEIERGQVLAKPGSVNPHAKFVGQVYVLKKEEGGRHTPFFDGYRPQFYFRTTDVTGSIKLPDGMEMVMPGDHIDMNVELINPVAMDEGLRFAIREGGRTVGSGVVTTIVK